A stretch of Myxococcus hansupus DNA encodes these proteins:
- a CDS encoding type 2 lanthipeptide synthetase LanM family protein gives MDEATLLSLLAEPAESLKSRCPTPPDWLSRLAEAYARSGAEPLKDAFGGTFAPIVSPLIRASVARVRQGAEALTRAHPQAPFDADGAIRFVTAHLGAQVDRLLDRTVVLEMHRARSQAPLEGATPQERFSRFVAGLSQPKRALELLCDYPVLARLVIQQLDFWEETSLEFLGRLAADFPAIREAFSPQQAPGRLVEVTSGLGDSHERGRTVRVLRFESGFRVVYKPRAMGIDARFGELLEWLNARGAPQLRAVRVIQRQHHGWAEFVAARPCTTRDEVARFYQRQGSFLALLYALNGNDIHRENLIAAGEHPVLVDLESLCGADYGHSTPDTYDSTAEYEIDNSVMRVMLLPFFHEGLERQFTDMSGIGGDASQTSVHPTATWKNWGTDEMHLVYQRHEMPAATNRPSINGDDINPLQFAQDLEEGFVGMYKLLLDSRQDLLTEGSPLLRMRGTEVRTILRASQFYAFILRDSAHPDLLRDALDRDAHQDRMWFGIQRSKFAEQSLRLIPHEVEELWHGDIPVFRNQFESRELVSSLGRAVPDFFSRSGFETVQARLGALGDEDLQHQLWFVRASLTALASGLEQQTQQYPMPRNVMDVTREQVLDAALRVGERLVRSARHGPHGVSWIGLAWTSTKGWWLRPLEYDLYSGLPGVALFLGYLGAVTDRPEFTELARGAMHTLRRQLERRPRMVQYLGGYDGWTGILYAWTHLATLWNDSELMRAAVGLLPAIGAMVTQDKELDLLRGSTGAIAPLLGLHRASGEPQALELARKAGDRLLETARDIGKGKAWLIAASPTRALTGFSHGAAGMAWALAELHGATRDARYRDMALQAVAFENDHYVPARRNWIDLRPEHLPEPPQFMSTWCHGAVGIGLARLRMMRHIESPVLREDTQAALHTAVHDGLRLNHCLCHGDLSVLELLAAASRELDPERWRPTLQRTTNMVIASIQEQGFQGGVPLKVETPGLMDGLAGIGLGLLRLAAPDQVPSVLTLDPPVATASAGSGSTASVVP, from the coding sequence ATGGACGAGGCGACGCTCCTGTCATTGCTCGCGGAGCCGGCGGAGTCCCTGAAGTCGCGGTGCCCCACCCCGCCCGACTGGCTCAGCCGGCTCGCCGAGGCGTATGCGCGCTCGGGTGCGGAGCCGCTCAAAGACGCCTTCGGGGGGACCTTCGCCCCCATCGTATCTCCCCTGATCCGCGCATCCGTCGCCCGCGTTCGGCAAGGAGCAGAAGCCCTCACCCGAGCGCATCCCCAGGCCCCGTTCGACGCGGACGGCGCCATCCGGTTCGTGACCGCCCATCTGGGCGCCCAGGTAGACCGGCTCCTGGACCGAACGGTGGTTCTCGAGATGCACCGCGCGCGGTCGCAAGCGCCGCTCGAGGGTGCCACCCCCCAGGAGCGCTTCTCTCGCTTCGTCGCCGGACTCTCGCAGCCCAAGCGCGCGCTCGAGCTGCTGTGCGACTACCCCGTCCTCGCACGCCTCGTCATCCAGCAGCTCGACTTCTGGGAAGAGACCTCCTTGGAGTTCCTGGGGCGATTGGCCGCGGACTTCCCAGCGATTCGTGAAGCGTTCTCTCCCCAGCAGGCTCCTGGCCGGCTGGTGGAGGTCACCAGCGGCCTGGGTGACTCCCATGAACGCGGCCGCACGGTCAGGGTCCTTCGCTTCGAGTCGGGGTTCCGCGTCGTCTACAAGCCGAGGGCCATGGGCATTGATGCCCGCTTCGGAGAACTCCTCGAGTGGTTGAACGCCCGCGGGGCGCCTCAGCTCCGAGCGGTCCGGGTCATCCAGCGGCAGCATCATGGTTGGGCGGAGTTCGTCGCCGCCAGGCCTTGCACGACGCGCGACGAAGTGGCCCGGTTCTATCAGCGTCAGGGCAGCTTCCTGGCGTTGCTCTATGCGCTCAACGGGAACGACATCCATCGCGAGAACCTGATCGCCGCGGGTGAGCATCCCGTTCTCGTCGACCTGGAGTCGCTGTGTGGCGCGGACTACGGACACTCCACACCGGACACGTACGACTCGACGGCGGAGTATGAGATCGACAATTCGGTGATGCGGGTGATGTTGCTCCCGTTCTTTCACGAGGGGCTCGAACGCCAGTTCACGGACATGAGTGGCATCGGCGGGGATGCGAGCCAGACGTCTGTTCATCCGACCGCGACCTGGAAGAACTGGGGCACGGATGAAATGCACCTCGTGTACCAGCGGCACGAGATGCCCGCCGCCACCAACCGGCCGTCCATCAACGGCGACGACATCAACCCGCTTCAGTTCGCGCAGGACCTCGAGGAGGGCTTCGTCGGGATGTACAAGCTCCTCCTCGACTCCCGGCAGGACCTCCTGACGGAAGGCTCCCCCCTGCTGAGGATGCGAGGCACCGAGGTCCGCACCATCCTCAGGGCGAGTCAGTTCTACGCGTTCATCCTCCGCGACAGCGCCCACCCGGACCTGCTCCGGGACGCGCTGGATCGGGATGCCCATCAAGACCGGATGTGGTTCGGCATCCAGCGGAGCAAGTTCGCGGAGCAGTCGCTCCGGCTCATTCCCCACGAGGTCGAGGAGCTCTGGCACGGCGACATCCCTGTCTTCCGGAACCAATTTGAATCTCGGGAGCTCGTCTCGAGCCTGGGACGCGCGGTGCCGGACTTCTTCTCGCGCTCGGGTTTCGAGACGGTCCAGGCCCGGCTGGGTGCGCTGGGTGACGAGGACCTCCAACACCAGCTCTGGTTCGTGCGCGCGTCGTTGACGGCCCTGGCTTCGGGGCTCGAACAACAGACGCAACAGTATCCGATGCCCCGGAACGTGATGGACGTGACGCGTGAGCAGGTTCTCGACGCCGCGCTTCGCGTGGGCGAGCGGCTCGTGCGAAGCGCTCGTCACGGTCCCCATGGGGTCTCCTGGATTGGCCTGGCCTGGACCAGTACCAAGGGATGGTGGCTGCGCCCCCTCGAATACGACCTGTACAGCGGGCTGCCCGGCGTCGCGCTTTTCCTGGGGTACCTTGGAGCGGTGACAGACCGCCCGGAGTTCACGGAGCTGGCGCGCGGGGCCATGCACACGCTGCGCAGGCAGCTCGAGCGCCGCCCACGCATGGTGCAGTATCTCGGTGGCTACGACGGCTGGACGGGCATCCTTTACGCGTGGACGCATCTGGCGACGCTGTGGAACGACTCGGAGCTGATGCGTGCCGCCGTGGGCCTGCTGCCGGCCATCGGCGCCATGGTGACGCAGGACAAGGAGCTGGATCTGCTTCGCGGCTCGACGGGCGCCATTGCCCCGCTCCTGGGGCTCCATCGAGCGAGCGGCGAGCCCCAGGCGTTGGAGCTGGCACGAAAGGCCGGAGACCGCCTGCTCGAGACCGCGCGGGATATCGGCAAGGGAAAGGCATGGTTGATCGCGGCGTCCCCCACCAGGGCACTCACCGGCTTCTCCCATGGCGCGGCGGGGATGGCCTGGGCCCTCGCCGAGCTCCATGGCGCCACGCGAGACGCGCGATATCGCGACATGGCGCTGCAAGCGGTCGCCTTCGAGAACGACCACTACGTGCCGGCGCGGCGGAACTGGATTGATCTGCGGCCCGAGCACTTGCCGGAGCCCCCTCAGTTCATGTCGACCTGGTGCCACGGCGCCGTGGGCATCGGGCTGGCCCGCCTTCGCATGATGCGGCACATCGAGTCGCCGGTGCTGCGCGAGGACACCCAGGCCGCGCTCCACACCGCCGTCCATGATGGGCTGCGGCTCAACCACTGCCTGTGCCATGGCGACTTGTCCGTGCTCGAGCTGCTCGCGGCAGCCAGCCGCGAGCTCGACCCGGAGCGGTGGCGTCCCACGCTTCAGCGCACGACGAACATGGTCATCGCCAGCATCCAGGAACAGGGGTTCCAGGGAGGCGTTCCGCTGAAGGTCGAGACCCCGGGGTTGATGGACGGATTGGCAGGGATTGGACTGGGCCTGTTGCGGCTTGCCGCGCCCGACCAGGTGCCCTCCGTCCTGACGCTGGATCCTCCCGTGGCAACAGCGTCCGCGGGCTCGGGTTCAACGGCATCCGTGGTGCCCTGA